One stretch of Synechococcus sp. HK05 DNA includes these proteins:
- the katG gene encoding catalase/peroxidase HPI, whose translation MTELGKYPFSGHGSAVMPVAGRGPSPRDWWPQQVNLAILHQHHPASNPLGDAFSYRQAFQQLDYRSLKRDLLALMTDSQEWWPADWGHYGGLFIRMAWHSAGTYRTADGRGGGGTGNQRFAPINSWPDNGNLDKARRLLWPIKQKYGNRISWADLIILAGTSALESMGLKTYGFAGGRADIWQPEEDIYWGNERTWLGDERYSDGRQLENPLAAVQMGLIYVNPEGPNGEPDPVASGRDVRETFARMAMNDEETVALTAGGHTFGKAHGAGPEALVGPAPEGAPLQEMGLGWHNSHGSGKGADTTTSGIEGAWKPHPTRWDMGYFDMLFGYEWELIKSPAGAWQWQAKDCREEHLIPDAHRPGLKHPPMMTTADLSLRFDPIYEPISRHFHQNPDAFAEAFARAWFKLTHRDMGPRSLYLGPEAPAEELIWQDPIPPLDHPVVDEPAIADLKQRIQRSGLSVSELVATAWASASTFRGSDKRGGANGGRVRLAPQSAWAVNQPQQLQRVIGYLESIQQAFNDSRQGDMRVSLADLIVLAGSVAVEQAAAAAGHPLEVPFTPGRMDASQEQTDIASFAVMEPQADGFRNWQKGSMRVTAEHLLVDRAQLLGLSAPEMTVLVGGLRVLGANTDGVRHGVFTERIGVLSTDFFVNLLDMATTWEPTDEHGEVFVGSDRSSGAQRWTATRVDLVFGSNSQLRAIAEVYAQSDGAQRFVADFVAAWVKVMNADRFDLMAC comes from the coding sequence ATGACCGAACTCGGCAAGTACCCCTTCAGCGGCCACGGCTCCGCGGTGATGCCGGTGGCCGGTCGTGGTCCCTCCCCGCGGGACTGGTGGCCTCAGCAGGTGAATCTCGCGATCCTGCACCAACACCATCCGGCCTCCAATCCACTCGGAGACGCCTTCAGCTACCGCCAAGCTTTTCAGCAACTCGACTATCGCTCCCTCAAGCGGGATCTGCTCGCTCTGATGACCGATTCGCAGGAGTGGTGGCCGGCCGACTGGGGGCATTACGGCGGCCTGTTCATCCGTATGGCCTGGCACAGCGCCGGCACCTACCGCACCGCCGATGGTCGTGGTGGTGGGGGCACAGGCAATCAGCGCTTCGCTCCGATCAACAGCTGGCCGGACAACGGCAATCTGGATAAAGCTCGCCGCCTGCTTTGGCCGATCAAGCAGAAGTACGGCAACCGCATCTCTTGGGCTGATCTGATCATCCTGGCCGGCACGAGTGCCCTCGAATCCATGGGGCTCAAGACCTATGGCTTCGCTGGCGGCCGCGCCGATATCTGGCAGCCCGAGGAGGACATCTACTGGGGGAATGAGCGCACCTGGCTGGGCGATGAGCGCTACAGCGACGGCCGCCAGCTGGAGAACCCGCTGGCGGCCGTGCAGATGGGTTTGATCTACGTGAACCCAGAGGGTCCCAACGGGGAACCTGATCCCGTGGCCTCAGGCCGCGATGTGCGCGAGACCTTCGCTCGGATGGCGATGAACGACGAGGAGACCGTGGCCCTCACCGCGGGCGGCCACACCTTCGGTAAAGCCCATGGCGCTGGTCCCGAGGCTTTGGTGGGGCCCGCTCCAGAAGGCGCCCCGCTGCAGGAGATGGGCCTGGGCTGGCACAACAGCCATGGCAGCGGCAAGGGGGCCGATACCACCACCAGCGGTATTGAAGGGGCCTGGAAACCTCACCCCACCCGCTGGGATATGGGCTACTTCGACATGCTCTTCGGTTACGAGTGGGAGCTGATCAAGAGCCCTGCCGGTGCCTGGCAGTGGCAGGCGAAAGATTGCCGCGAGGAGCACCTCATCCCCGATGCACACCGCCCTGGCCTCAAGCATCCGCCGATGATGACCACAGCGGATCTTTCGCTGCGGTTTGATCCGATTTACGAGCCGATCTCGCGCCATTTCCATCAAAACCCCGACGCCTTCGCCGAGGCCTTTGCCCGCGCCTGGTTCAAGCTCACCCACCGCGATATGGGGCCCCGCAGCCTCTACCTGGGCCCAGAGGCACCTGCTGAGGAGCTGATCTGGCAAGACCCAATCCCACCTCTGGATCATCCGGTGGTGGATGAGCCGGCCATCGCTGATCTCAAGCAGCGCATTCAGCGCAGCGGCCTCAGCGTGTCTGAGCTGGTGGCGACCGCCTGGGCTTCGGCATCCACCTTCCGCGGCTCCGACAAACGCGGTGGCGCCAACGGTGGCCGGGTGCGTCTCGCGCCCCAGAGTGCCTGGGCGGTTAACCAGCCGCAGCAGTTGCAGAGGGTGATCGGCTATCTGGAGAGCATCCAGCAGGCCTTCAACGACTCCCGCCAGGGGGACATGCGCGTGTCGTTGGCCGACCTGATCGTGCTGGCCGGCAGCGTGGCTGTGGAGCAGGCAGCGGCGGCGGCTGGCCATCCGCTTGAGGTGCCGTTCACGCCCGGGCGGATGGATGCCAGCCAGGAGCAGACCGACATCGCCTCCTTCGCCGTGATGGAGCCTCAGGCTGACGGCTTCCGCAACTGGCAGAAGGGGTCGATGCGCGTGACCGCTGAACACCTGTTGGTGGATCGCGCCCAGCTACTGGGCCTGAGCGCTCCGGAGATGACTGTGCTCGTGGGTGGCTTGCGCGTGCTTGGCGCTAACACCGACGGGGTGCGCCATGGCGTGTTCACCGAGCGGATCGGCGTTCTGAGCACGGATTTCTTCGTGAACCTGCTCGATATGGCCACCACCTGGGAGCCAACCGATGAGCATGGCGAGGTGTTCGTTGGCTCCGACCGCAGCAGCGGCGCCCAGCGCTGGACCGCCACCCGAGTGGATCTGGTGTTCGGCTCCAACTCTCAGCTGCGCGCCATCGCTGAGGTGTATGCCCAGAGCGACGGGGCCCAGCGGTTCGTGGCTGATTTCGTGGCCGCCTGGGTGAAGGTGATGAATGCGGATCGCTTTGATCTGATGGCGTGCTGA